From the genome of Salipiger abyssi:
GCGGGCCGGGTGGCAAAGGCCGCGCCTTGCGTATTTGGAAAGAGAAGACGCTGCTTATGTGGAACTGACGGGCAGGTCATCGCAGATCCAGAAAGCGGCGGGTGTGCAGCGCGCCGAGGAACCCGGCGCTGTCGGCGGCGATCTGTTCCTGCGGGGCGTTGTATTTCGCCGCCAGTGCCGCGGTGATCTCGCCAAAGCTGCGGATACCGTCGAGCTCCGACAGGATGGCATGGGCCACCGTATCGAGTGTGACGGTGCGTTCCGGCGCCAGCAGCACCCAGGTCTCGCGCACCCGGTCCCAGTGCAGGCGCACGCCGCGGGGCAGGGCGGGGATGTCGGCGGGCGACATCACGCGGCCTCGGCGGCACGCAGCCCCTCGCCGGGGCGCCAGGCGCCGGGCGGGATGCGGGCGGGCTCGACATAGGCGCCCCAGAGCGCATCGAGCTGCGACCAGAGCACATCGGTTTTGAAGATCAGCGCTTTCGCCGCCATCTCCTGTTTCTCGGCGGTGTCCGCATGGTCGAGCACCCATTTCAGCCCGAAGGCCACGTCTTTGGGCGCCTCCTTCAGCCGGTTGCGGAAATAGCTCAGCGAGCTGTCATCGGCGAAATCGTAATTCTCGAGCAGCCCCTCGATGCGATTGGCGTGGATCGCGGGGGCGAACAGCTCGGTGAGCGAGGCGGCGACGGCCTCGAGCAGCGTCTTGTCGCGGACAAAGCGCACATAGGCGTCGACCGCGAATTTCGTCGCCGGCAGCACGCCCTCGCAGGAGGCGACATAATCGGGGTCGAGCCCCACCGCCTCCGCCAGCCGCAGCCAGCGGCGGATGCCGCCCTCGTTGGTGTCGGTGCCGTCGTGATCCTCGATCCGGCTGCGCCAGGCGCGGCGCAGGGCCGGATCCTCGACGCGGGACATGAAAGCCGCGTCCTTCATCGGGATAGAATGCTGGTAGTAATAGCGGTTGATCACCCAGGCACGCACCTCGTCGGGCGTGCAGCCGCCGCCATGCAGTCGGTGATGAAACGGGTGCAGATCGTGATAGCGCTCGGCGCCGATCTGCCGCAGCCTTGCCTCGAACGCGTCGCGTGTCTGGGTCATGCCGTTACCTCCATGCCGTCCTGACCGATGGTCCATCCCGCCGCCTCCGCCTGCCGGCGCTCCTCCGAACCGGGGCGGAGCACGGGATTGGTGTTGTTCATGTGAACGAAAACTTTCCTGCCGATATCGAGCCCGGCGAAGGCGGCGATCGAACCGTCCGGGCCGCTCATCGACATATGGCCCATACGCTTACCGGTCTTCTGGCCGAGCCCCGCGCGGACCATTTCGTCATCGCGCCAGAGCGTGCCGTCGAAAAACACCAGCGTGGCGCCGGACAGCCTGTCGCGCAGCGTATCGTCGAGCCGCGCGCAGCCGGGGATGTAATAGGCCGTATCCGCGCCGGCCTTCAGCTCGACCCCCACGGTCTGCTCGCCCATGAGATCGGTCTGCACCTCCTCGCCCTCCAGATAGAGCGGCACCTTGCCGGGCACGGCGAAGAGCGTGGCCGTGAGCCCGGGCGCGATCTCGGCGGGGCTGTCGAGCGCCACATCGGCGCGGGTCACCACCTCGGGGTTCAGCGCGGAGAAAATCGGGTTCGCCGCCAGCACCTCGTGGATGCCGGGCGTGGCGTAGAGCGTAAACGCCTGCATTTCGCGCAGCGTCAAAAGCCCCGCCACATGGTCGATATCGCCATTGGTCAGCAGCACCGAACAGAGCGGCATCTCGCGCAGTCCCGTCGGGTGCAGCTCTGGCGTGGCGGCAAACTGGGCGCGGATATCTGGCGAGGCGTTGAGCACCGCCCAGTCCACGCCATTGGCGGACACGGCCAGCGAGCTCTGCGTCTGCGCCGGGATCTCTCCGGCACGCGCGGCGTTGCAATTGGCGCAGCCGCAGTTCCATTGCGGCAGCCCGCCGCCGGCAGCCGCCCCGAGAATGCGCGCGCGGAACGTCATCTTATCCTCCCGCGCGCGTCAGATCAGAACAGCACGCCGTCGTCGTGTTCCGGGCCGTACATGTTGATTTCCATACCGCACTCGATTTCGCGGATAACGGGTTTGCTCCAGGCCATGGGTTTCCTCCTCCACTTCGGTCTGTGTGACTCGCGTCAACGTAACCAGCATGGCAAAGGCAGGCGGCGTCTGGCTATTCTTATCTTCTAAGGAAAGCTCAGACTTTGGTCGGTAACGGTGGCGCTGACCGGGCTGATGATCCGGGGCATCTCAAAGCGCTATTTTGCATCGACCGAACAAAACGCTTCTTCGAGTTTTGTACGGGTCTTGCGGATATGCGCGCGCAGCAGGTTCTCGGCCTCTTCGCAGTCCTTCCGGCTGATCGCCGAGAGCAACAAACCGTGCTCGGCATGAATGATCCATTGTCCCTGCGCGCCGAGGATGTCGGAATAGGTGCGGCGGTAATGCTGCGT
Proteins encoded in this window:
- the pqqB gene encoding pyrroloquinoline quinone biosynthesis protein PqqB; translated protein: MTFRARILGAAAGGGLPQWNCGCANCNAARAGEIPAQTQSSLAVSANGVDWAVLNASPDIRAQFAATPELHPTGLREMPLCSVLLTNGDIDHVAGLLTLREMQAFTLYATPGIHEVLAANPIFSALNPEVVTRADVALDSPAEIAPGLTATLFAVPGKVPLYLEGEEVQTDLMGEQTVGVELKAGADTAYYIPGCARLDDTLRDRLSGATLVFFDGTLWRDDEMVRAGLGQKTGKRMGHMSMSGPDGSIAAFAGLDIGRKVFVHMNNTNPVLRPGSEERRQAEAAGWTIGQDGMEVTA
- the pqqA gene encoding pyrroloquinoline quinone precursor peptide PqqA; translation: MAWSKPVIREIECGMEINMYGPEHDDGVLF
- the pqqC gene encoding pyrroloquinoline-quinone synthase PqqC — encoded protein: MTQTRDAFEARLRQIGAERYHDLHPFHHRLHGGGCTPDEVRAWVINRYYYQHSIPMKDAAFMSRVEDPALRRAWRSRIEDHDGTDTNEGGIRRWLRLAEAVGLDPDYVASCEGVLPATKFAVDAYVRFVRDKTLLEAVAASLTELFAPAIHANRIEGLLENYDFADDSSLSYFRNRLKEAPKDVAFGLKWVLDHADTAEKQEMAAKALIFKTDVLWSQLDALWGAYVEPARIPPGAWRPGEGLRAAEAA
- the pqqD gene encoding pyrroloquinoline quinone biosynthesis peptide chaperone PqqD, coding for MSPADIPALPRGVRLHWDRVRETWVLLAPERTVTLDTVAHAILSELDGIRSFGEITAALAAKYNAPQEQIAADSAGFLGALHTRRFLDLR